A genomic segment from Conger conger chromosome 2, fConCon1.1, whole genome shotgun sequence encodes:
- the LOC133122158 gene encoding kelch domain-containing protein 1-like: protein MLSARERSDHTGFVDGGFLYVWGGHHSVAGEQVFLPSDEIWVYDMSSGVWSICAMGGEVPPTLSQTCGCCLNGVMYIFGGSTEDSHTNQLYCVNLRDGMFAWRRVTESKGSPPSPRDKHSCWVYADRLIYFGGYGCKQTREVTRSRNFITDEMSWVTTGTTLFRFWGWNNEVHVFNLRTNTWTEPQTHGVPPKPRAAHSTATLGRMGYVCGGLESRLMDIHCLDLEMWTWTEIVPVSAVPVGRTWHTLTASSDSTLFLFGGVNMAGEPLSDGWRFDVQKKEWRELQHPHTDKPRLWHSACLGQDSDVIVFGGSRDYTLVMDTISVLLSPSQSHCSDVLVFQIQPLPLVRLCEDCVGRNARALEEYLSCLPKKIQENLRKRISFFKNDESQGTCHSR, encoded by the exons ATGTTGTCGGCCAGGGAGAGAAGCGACCACACAGGTTTCGTAGATGGAGGCTTTCTGTACGTGTGGGGCGGACATCAC TCAGTTGCTGGTGAACAAGTTTTCTTACCAAGTGATGAGATATGGGTTTATGATATGAGCAGTGGTGTGTG GTCAATTTGTGCCATGGGAGGGGAGGTCCCACCAACTCTGTCTCAGACCTGTGGTTGTTGTCTGAATGGAGTGATGTACATCTTTGGTGGCAGTACTGAGGATAGCCACACTAACCAG CTGTATTGTGTGAACCTGCGGGATGGAATGTTCGCCTggaggagagtgacagagagtaaGGGCTCCCCACCCTCGCCAAGAGACAAGCATTCCTGCTGGGTGTACGCTGACAG ACTAATCTACTTTGGTGGGTACGGATGCAAGCAAACACGAGAAGTCACCAGGTCCAGAAACTTCATCACTGATGAAATGTCATGG GTGACAACTGGAACCACACTATTCAGGTTCTGGGGTTGGAACAATGAAGTCCATGTTTTTAACCTCAGAACAAACACTTGGACTGAACCTCAAACGCAC GGTGTTCCCCCAAAGCCCAGGGCTGCGCACAGCACTGCCACCTTGGGTAGGATGGGCTACGTGTGTGGGGGCCTG gagagcaggctgatggaCATTCACTGTCTGGATCTTGAGATGTGGACATGGACGGAAAT TGTACCCGTATCAGCAGTGCCTGTGGGGCGCACGTGGCACACCCTGACGGCATCATCGGACAGCACCCTTTTCCTGTTTGGCGGGGTGAACATGGCGGGAGAACCTCTCA gCGATGGCTGGCGTTTCGACGTGCAGAAGAAGGAGTGGAGAGAGCTACagcatccacacacagacaagcccAG GTTGTGGCACTCAGCTTGCTTGGGGCAGGACTCCGATGTTATCGTGTTTGGGGGAAGTCGCGACTACACTTTGGTAATGGACACT ATCTCTGTTCTACTATCACCATCTCAGAGTCACTGCAGTGATGTGCTGGTGTTCCAGATCCAGCCTCTCCCCCTCGTCAG GTTGTGTGAGGATTGTGTTGGACGAAATGCAAGAGCACTAGAAGAGTATCTGTCCTGCTTACCAAAGAAAATTCAGGAAAATTTAAGGAAGAGGatctccttttttaaaaacGATGAATCTCAGGGAACATGCCATTCTAGGTAG